Proteins from a genomic interval of Niabella soli DSM 19437:
- a CDS encoding PVC-type heme-binding CxxCH protein, translated as MKRKVSVFLTIASVGLVAFFSCTSGGGKQSGKPRYSEPLTTDEALKKFELDPNFEIQVFAAEPYITDPVDLTFDENGVAYAVSMPDYPYPPKPGQEKGNIRVLLDLNKDGRVDSSVVFADKLDEATSMLPWNGGLIVTAAPNIFFLKDTNGDYRADIKEVLYTGFFKANSEAQITSLRYSVDNWIYANNRGQAGEVSSPESPNVTPLNMQGADFRFRLADKKFQQETGPGQFGQAINDWGHRFFTENSIHIQESVIPWRYTHRIDYLKNPRAIINISDHDPIMYQRTETPYWRQARTDARNAAFRKQGSKQIEYARDHFTGSSGGTVYDADAFPKEFYGNVFTGDVAGSLVHRDVLNLDPHSPVYTAKRAAGEEKREFLATTDSWFRPVGFTVGPDGYLYVIDYYRQHIETPMSIPDSLKKDMDFMRGSNMGRIYRIVPKGKKAITEFPKLAAMTAAQLLPYLGNGNQWYRLQAQRLIIAKQDQSVTGALKNVIKTSTNALERLHAIYTLEGLNALDAAVVKQALADPVSGVREHGVMLAERYPELAPEIAKIAVNDSSARTALQATLSIGNSKNNALVMQTLAQVAEKYAGSNTWFKTAILSSREGSSTGFFKSLLDRKTFFNGFNPDKGSFVEDYASIIAARNNAGEITNLLKQVDKAPLADEPRWKYAVLKGLGKVYSTGKIKMGAGTVSEIEKLKTGPAKDVADTIAKYFTIPNAKK; from the coding sequence ATGAAAAGAAAAGTTAGTGTGTTCTTAACAATTGCATCGGTTGGGCTGGTTGCATTTTTTTCCTGTACCAGTGGGGGCGGGAAGCAGAGCGGCAAACCCCGTTATTCCGAGCCACTTACAACGGATGAAGCACTGAAAAAATTTGAACTGGATCCGAATTTTGAAATACAGGTATTTGCGGCGGAGCCTTATATTACTGATCCGGTTGATCTCACTTTTGATGAGAATGGCGTGGCTTATGCCGTGAGCATGCCCGACTATCCCTATCCGCCAAAACCCGGACAGGAAAAAGGGAACATACGCGTATTGCTGGATCTGAATAAAGACGGCCGCGTGGATTCTTCTGTGGTGTTTGCTGATAAACTGGACGAAGCCACCAGCATGTTGCCCTGGAATGGCGGGCTTATTGTAACAGCGGCGCCTAATATTTTCTTTTTAAAAGATACGAACGGGGATTACAGAGCGGATATAAAAGAGGTATTGTACACCGGGTTTTTTAAAGCAAATTCGGAAGCGCAGATCACCAGCCTTCGCTATTCGGTGGACAACTGGATTTATGCTAACAACCGCGGGCAGGCGGGCGAAGTAAGTTCACCCGAATCGCCTAATGTAACACCACTCAATATGCAGGGCGCCGATTTCAGGTTCCGGTTGGCAGATAAAAAATTTCAACAGGAAACCGGGCCGGGACAGTTTGGGCAGGCAATTAATGATTGGGGGCACCGCTTCTTTACAGAAAATTCGATTCATATACAGGAGTCGGTTATTCCCTGGCGTTATACGCACCGCATCGACTATTTGAAGAACCCGAGGGCGATCATTAATATTTCTGACCACGACCCCATTATGTATCAGAGAACCGAAACGCCTTACTGGCGCCAGGCGCGCACCGACGCGCGCAATGCGGCTTTCAGGAAACAGGGATCGAAGCAAATAGAATATGCCAGGGATCATTTTACCGGATCTTCCGGCGGAACGGTGTACGATGCGGATGCTTTTCCTAAAGAATTTTACGGGAATGTTTTTACAGGCGATGTGGCGGGAAGTCTGGTGCACCGCGATGTATTGAACCTGGATCCGCATAGCCCTGTATACACGGCAAAACGTGCGGCAGGTGAGGAGAAACGGGAGTTTCTGGCCACCACCGATTCGTGGTTTCGCCCGGTAGGCTTTACCGTGGGCCCTGATGGGTATTTATATGTTATTGATTATTACCGGCAGCATATTGAAACCCCGATGTCGATCCCGGACAGTCTTAAAAAAGATATGGATTTTATGCGTGGCAGCAACATGGGAAGGATCTACCGTATTGTGCCCAAAGGGAAAAAAGCGATCACGGAATTTCCAAAATTAGCTGCCATGACTGCAGCGCAACTGTTACCTTATCTGGGTAATGGCAACCAATGGTATCGCCTGCAGGCACAACGGTTAATCATTGCAAAACAGGATCAATCAGTGACCGGGGCATTAAAGAATGTCATTAAAACCAGTACCAACGCATTAGAGCGGCTGCATGCGATCTATACATTAGAAGGATTAAATGCTTTAGATGCCGCTGTTGTAAAACAGGCGCTGGCAGACCCGGTTTCGGGCGTGCGTGAACACGGTGTAATGCTGGCGGAGCGCTACCCCGAGCTGGCGCCGGAAATAGCAAAGATCGCCGTGAATGATTCTTCAGCAAGAACCGCGTTGCAGGCGACCCTGAGCATCGGTAATTCAAAAAATAATGCGTTGGTGATGCAAACCTTAGCGCAGGTTGCTGAAAAATATGCCGGCAGCAATACCTGGTTTAAAACAGCCATATTGAGCAGCCGGGAGGGCAGTTCAACTGGTTTCTTTAAGTCCTTGCTGGATCGTAAAACATTCTTCAACGGATTTAACCCGGATAAAGGATCGTTTGTTGAGGATTATGCGAGCATTATTGCCGCGCGCAATAACGCGGGGGAAATAACAAACTTGTTGAAGCAGGTGGATAAAGCGCCTTTGGCGGATGAGCCGCGCTGGAAATATGCGGTGCTAAAAGGGTTGGGCAAAGTATACAGTACCGGCAAAATAAAAATGGGCGCCGGCACTGTGTCTGAAATCGAAAAACTGAAAACGGGTCCGGCTAAAGATGTTGCAGATACCATTGCTAAATACTTTACTATCCCTAATGCAAAAAAATAA
- a CDS encoding high-potential iron-sulfur protein has product MQDRRKFLRQVFFSAGTAIAGAALLQACGNDSHTTDKPADTTASGKPAAVPEAPANAIIDSAQMTQEDFDKRKNLGYVEKTPMEDKHCENCALYLRPEGDKKYGGCQLLRGPIAPGGYCTYWAEKQG; this is encoded by the coding sequence ATGCAAGACAGACGTAAGTTTTTAAGACAGGTGTTTTTTTCCGCAGGCACTGCTATTGCAGGAGCTGCATTGTTACAGGCTTGTGGCAACGATAGCCATACAACGGATAAGCCTGCTGATACCACGGCCTCCGGCAAACCGGCGGCTGTGCCGGAGGCGCCGGCTAATGCTATTATCGACAGCGCCCAGATGACACAGGAAGATTTTGATAAAAGAAAAAACCTGGGGTATGTGGAAAAGACACCGATGGAAGATAAGCATTGTGAAAATTGCGCCCTTTACCTGCGACCCGAAGGGGATAAAAAATATGGCGGATGCCAGTTGCTGCGGGGCCCCATAGCCCCAGGCGGATACTGCACCTACTGGGCCGAGAAGCAGGGCTGA
- a CDS encoding alkaline phosphatase family protein — MQKTVVLNVVGLSKSILHLLPSLSRHAAGHNLSVITPMLPAVTTPVQSTYLTGKWPSETGIVGNGWYDHAESEIKFWKQSNKLVQAKKIWEAAKEADAGFTASNMFWWYNMYSSVDYSATPRPNYLADGRKIPDCYTHPASLRDTLQQQLGQFPLFQFWGPGASIKSSQWIADASIETDRLHNPTLTLIYLPHLDYCLQKFGPDETLIKSECAAIDKVAMQLINYYQQQKVRIIVLSEYGITPVSNPIHINRILRNNDYIAIRKERGLELLDAGASKAFAVADHQVAHVYVEDKTLIAEIKSLLENTDGVARVLDKTEQINYHIDHERSGDLVAVAANNSWFTYYFWNNDELAPDYARCVDIHKKPGYDPAELFMTSKARAAYKLLKKKLGMRYVMDVIPLDASLVKGSHGSPFVTDAYKPVLITKDFSAAPEVPPTAVYDVIWQHLHS; from the coding sequence ATGCAAAAGACCGTTGTATTAAATGTAGTAGGCTTATCAAAATCCATTCTTCATTTGCTCCCATCGCTTAGCCGCCATGCCGCCGGGCATAACCTTAGCGTAATAACGCCGATGCTTCCCGCCGTTACCACCCCCGTCCAATCTACCTACCTTACAGGGAAATGGCCATCCGAAACGGGCATAGTCGGGAACGGCTGGTATGATCATGCAGAGAGTGAAATAAAATTCTGGAAGCAATCGAACAAACTGGTGCAGGCAAAAAAAATCTGGGAGGCGGCAAAGGAAGCGGATGCCGGTTTTACGGCAAGCAATATGTTTTGGTGGTATAACATGTATTCATCAGTTGACTACAGCGCCACGCCGCGCCCCAATTATCTTGCGGACGGAAGAAAAATACCGGATTGTTACACCCATCCCGCATCGCTGAGAGATACGCTGCAACAGCAGTTGGGACAATTTCCCTTGTTCCAGTTCTGGGGGCCGGGCGCCAGTATTAAATCCTCACAATGGATTGCAGACGCATCCATAGAAACCGACCGTTTACACAATCCTACGTTAACATTGATCTATTTGCCTCACTTAGATTATTGTCTGCAAAAATTTGGTCCCGATGAAACGCTTATAAAAAGCGAATGTGCCGCAATAGACAAAGTGGCAATGCAACTGATCAATTATTATCAGCAACAAAAGGTAAGGATCATTGTGCTATCAGAATATGGTATTACGCCGGTATCTAATCCCATACACATAAACAGGATCCTGCGTAATAACGATTATATAGCTATAAGAAAGGAACGGGGGCTGGAATTGTTAGATGCAGGGGCTTCAAAGGCCTTTGCCGTAGCGGATCATCAGGTAGCGCATGTATACGTTGAAGATAAAACACTAATAGCCGAAATAAAAAGTCTTTTGGAAAACACCGATGGCGTTGCCCGTGTATTGGATAAAACGGAACAAATAAATTACCATATCGATCACGAACGGTCGGGCGACCTGGTGGCAGTAGCAGCCAATAACAGTTGGTTTACCTATTATTTCTGGAACAATGATGAACTGGCTCCTGACTATGCAAGATGTGTGGACATACATAAGAAGCCGGGTTACGATCCGGCAGAACTATTTATGACCTCCAAAGCAAGGGCGGCTTACAAGTTGCTTAAAAAGAAACTGGGCATGCGTTATGTAATGGACGTCATTCCTTTAGATGCCTCTCTGGTAAAGGGTTCTCACGGAAGTCCTTTTGTTACGGATGCATACAAACCTGTATTAATTACGAAAGATTTTTCAGCAGCGCCGGAGGTACCGCCAACTGCCGTTTATGATGTTATCTGGCAGCACCTCCATTCCTAA
- the eboE gene encoding metabolite traffic protein EboE produces MRTNYGHLTYCSNIHSGETWAAHFSELQKYFPEIKKKCSPKTAMGIGLRLSATAAQTLSQKKELARFKNWLGEQNAYVFTMNGFPYGGFHKTTVKDTVHAPDWTTVKRVNYTKQLAGILAALLPDKMEGSISTSPLSYRYWHKNEAATNRAVKKATGSIIAVVTHLIKLEQEYGKTIFIAIEPEPDGLLTDTLSFINWYTGELLETGARKLSQELDLSFSKARSLLKKYVRLCYDICHAAINYEQPTTTIKLLQKRGIKIGKIQISAALKAIFQKNNTGRNTLTKAIRQFAEPTYLHQVISRSKHNELVSYRDLPEALQHSGDASVKEWRIHYHVPIFTKKIPPLSTTQDDIINILDMHKNTPLTQHLEVETYTWEVLPKALKKDIGGSITRELKWALKHLNK; encoded by the coding sequence ATGAGAACAAATTATGGACATCTTACCTATTGCAGCAATATTCATTCGGGCGAAACATGGGCCGCACATTTCAGTGAGTTGCAAAAATATTTCCCGGAGATAAAAAAGAAATGCAGTCCCAAAACAGCCATGGGCATCGGTTTGCGGCTATCAGCCACTGCAGCGCAAACGCTTTCCCAAAAAAAAGAATTAGCCCGGTTTAAAAACTGGCTTGGGGAACAAAATGCCTATGTATTCACCATGAACGGGTTTCCTTATGGCGGTTTTCATAAGACGACCGTAAAAGACACGGTACATGCTCCCGACTGGACTACTGTTAAACGGGTAAACTATACCAAACAACTTGCCGGCATACTGGCCGCGCTGCTTCCGGACAAGATGGAAGGTAGCATCTCCACCTCGCCGTTGAGCTACCGGTATTGGCATAAAAATGAAGCAGCCACTAACCGCGCCGTAAAAAAAGCCACCGGCAGCATTATTGCTGTCGTTACCCATTTAATAAAACTGGAGCAGGAATATGGCAAAACTATTTTTATTGCGATTGAGCCTGAACCGGATGGGCTTTTAACGGATACCCTTTCCTTTATCAATTGGTATACCGGTGAATTGTTGGAAACCGGCGCCCGCAAGCTAAGCCAGGAACTGGACCTGTCTTTTTCAAAAGCCCGCAGCCTTTTAAAAAAATATGTACGATTATGTTATGACATTTGCCACGCGGCCATTAATTACGAGCAACCAACTACCACTATTAAATTATTGCAAAAGCGGGGCATAAAAATTGGTAAAATACAGATCAGTGCAGCACTTAAAGCTATTTTCCAAAAAAATAATACGGGACGGAATACGCTAACAAAGGCCATCAGGCAATTTGCTGAACCTACCTACCTGCACCAGGTTATCAGCCGAAGCAAGCACAACGAATTGGTATCCTATCGGGATCTTCCGGAAGCCCTTCAACACAGCGGTGACGCATCAGTTAAAGAATGGCGCATCCATTATCATGTGCCCATTTTTACAAAAAAAATACCCCCGCTGTCCACTACGCAGGACGATATCATAAACATCCTGGACATGCATAAAAATACGCCGCTCACACAGCACCTGGAAGTGGAAACCTACACCTGGGAGGTTTTGCCCAAAGCATTAAAAAAAGATATTGGAGGCTCTATAACCAGGGAACTAAAATGGGCGCTCAAACACCTGAACAAATAA
- a CDS encoding 3-dehydroquinate synthase, which yields MIIEQQFTIKYQYRIHFTEDIFTTQNTTFSDIIYSHSNNRFTPSLLFIIDSNVAAVHPELQSEISRYISHYAIGSRFINVLIIPGGEKAKENDQAYQSILNAIHQFKIDRHSFVVAIGGGAVCDVTGFAAAVAHRGIKLIRIPTTTLAQNDAAIGVKNGINAFGKKNFLGTFATPVAVINDSRFLRTLPYKTWIAGLAEAIKVALIKDAAFFERIEQLAPALHAGDETAMQETIIECAKLHLQHIANGDPFESGSSRPLDFGHWSAHKLERMSGYRLLHGEAVAIGIALDCTYAHLKGYLNTAALNRIFNLLWQLNLPTNDLLLSQTEELLQGLTEFREHLGGVLTIPLLKNIGTAFNVYTIDEPVMYQAAKKLATASPAISLV from the coding sequence ATGATTATTGAGCAGCAGTTTACAATAAAATACCAGTACAGGATTCACTTTACGGAGGATATTTTTACTACTCAGAATACTACGTTCAGTGATATAATATACAGTCATTCTAATAATAGGTTTACCCCTTCCCTGTTATTTATCATCGACAGCAACGTGGCAGCCGTTCATCCTGAATTGCAATCGGAAATAAGCCGTTACATAAGCCATTACGCTATTGGCAGCCGGTTCATTAATGTGCTTATAATCCCCGGTGGTGAAAAAGCCAAGGAAAATGATCAGGCCTACCAGTCCATCCTTAATGCCATTCATCAATTTAAAATCGATCGTCATTCTTTTGTTGTTGCCATCGGCGGCGGTGCCGTATGCGATGTAACAGGGTTTGCAGCCGCAGTAGCCCACAGGGGAATAAAATTAATTCGCATTCCAACCACAACTTTGGCGCAAAACGATGCCGCCATTGGCGTAAAAAATGGCATTAACGCATTTGGTAAAAAAAATTTTTTAGGAACATTTGCCACCCCGGTAGCAGTAATCAACGACAGCCGTTTTTTAAGAACATTACCGTACAAAACGTGGATTGCAGGGCTGGCAGAAGCCATCAAAGTAGCATTAATAAAAGACGCCGCCTTCTTTGAGCGGATTGAACAATTGGCCCCTGCGCTCCATGCAGGGGACGAAACCGCAATGCAGGAAACTATTATAGAATGCGCAAAATTGCACCTGCAGCATATTGCTAATGGCGATCCGTTTGAAAGCGGCTCTTCCAGGCCCCTTGACTTTGGACATTGGAGCGCCCACAAATTGGAGCGTATGTCTGGCTACCGGTTGTTACATGGAGAAGCCGTCGCCATCGGAATTGCGCTGGACTGTACTTATGCGCATCTGAAAGGCTATTTAAATACAGCGGCGTTGAACAGAATATTCAACTTGTTGTGGCAATTAAACCTTCCCACGAACGACCTCCTGTTGAGCCAAACGGAAGAACTCCTGCAGGGACTAACGGAGTTCAGGGAACATTTAGGCGGTGTACTAACCATACCGTTATTAAAAAACATTGGCACGGCTTTTAATGTATACACCATCGACGAACCCGTCATGTACCAGGCAGCAAAAAAATTAGCTACCGCCTCTCCCGCGATCTCTTTAGTATAA
- the eboC gene encoding UbiA-like protein EboC (EboC, a homolog the polyprenyltransferase UbiA, belongs to system of proteins involved in the trafficking of precursor metabolites to an extracytoplasmic compartment so that the biosynthesis of certain natural products, such as scytonemin, can be completed.) — MRRIFYYITLCRPANVITAMADVLAGVSIVLFYSSSYENSNFYYKSILLLTSTAGLYAGGIVFNDVFDAGLDRVERPERMIPSGIITEKAAKRYGCILFIIALISSALVSITSFVVACTIVVLALLYDSKSKHHSLAGPLNMGLCRGCNLLLGISLMPAVLKQNFYLAIVPVIYIFAVTTISRDEVHGGKRKNLATAFILYLLVFFILYMVCRHTGVYAGLWIVLPFCIAVMTPLYNAWQAPYAKNIVKAVKAGVLSIIFLDAAWAAIHQQVLLCGLILCFLPFSILLGKYFAIT; from the coding sequence GTGCGCAGGATATTTTATTACATAACGCTTTGCCGGCCTGCCAATGTAATAACCGCAATGGCAGATGTGCTGGCGGGCGTCAGCATTGTATTGTTCTATAGCAGTTCATACGAAAACAGTAATTTCTATTACAAAAGCATACTATTGCTTACTTCCACCGCAGGGTTATACGCAGGGGGCATTGTATTCAATGATGTTTTTGATGCCGGGCTGGACCGGGTTGAACGACCTGAGCGTATGATCCCAAGCGGCATTATAACGGAAAAAGCTGCCAAACGATATGGCTGCATTTTATTTATTATTGCACTCATAAGTAGTGCCCTGGTTAGTATAACATCCTTTGTAGTGGCCTGTACTATTGTTGTACTGGCTTTGTTATACGATTCTAAAAGCAAGCACCATAGCCTGGCAGGCCCATTAAATATGGGGCTTTGCAGGGGATGCAATTTATTGCTGGGCATTTCCCTGATGCCTGCAGTACTAAAGCAAAATTTTTATTTAGCTATTGTACCGGTTATTTACATTTTTGCGGTAACCACCATCAGCAGGGATGAAGTACATGGCGGTAAAAGAAAGAACCTGGCAACAGCTTTCATTCTCTATTTACTCGTCTTTTTTATTTTATACATGGTCTGCAGGCATACGGGCGTATACGCCGGGCTTTGGATAGTATTACCTTTTTGTATCGCCGTAATGACACCGCTATACAACGCCTGGCAAGCACCTTATGCAAAAAACATTGTTAAAGCTGTAAAAGCGGGAGTGCTCAGCATTATTTTTTTAGATGCCGCCTGGGCGGCGATTCATCAGCAGGTCCTTCTTTGCGGATTGATCCTTTGTTTTTTACCATTTTCTATTTTGCTAGGTAAATACTTTGCTATTACTTAA
- a CDS encoding TatD family hydrolase: MCCGNKAIENRAVLPEAIDSELIKGMLFFDPHVHMTSRTTDDYQAMADAGIVALIEPSFWLGQPRTNAGTFTDYYSSLLGWERFRSGQFGIKHYCTIGLNSREANNEALAEEVMALLPKFIYKEGVVGIGEIGFDDQTALEEKYYRLQLQMAKDAALPVQVHTPHRDKKKGTQRSMDIAVEEGMDPSMVIIDHNNEETVEEVLNRGFWAAFTIYPFTKMGNERMVEIVKKYGAERIMVNSAADWGISDPLAVPKTALLMKQKGISDAVIKAVTYTNAITAFGQSGQIDTTDFENGFMINQSEKFENNSVLRGGQQPRIDKSSIIIK; the protein is encoded by the coding sequence ATGTGCTGTGGAAATAAAGCAATTGAAAACCGGGCGGTGTTGCCGGAAGCTATAGACAGCGAGCTTATAAAGGGTATGCTTTTTTTTGATCCTCATGTGCACATGACCTCGCGCACTACCGACGACTATCAGGCAATGGCTGACGCGGGGATTGTGGCACTCATCGAGCCTTCTTTCTGGCTGGGCCAGCCCCGTACCAATGCGGGCACTTTTACTGATTATTACAGTTCGCTGCTGGGCTGGGAGCGCTTTCGTTCCGGGCAGTTTGGCATAAAACATTATTGTACCATCGGGCTTAATTCAAGAGAAGCCAACAATGAGGCGCTGGCAGAGGAAGTAATGGCCCTGCTGCCAAAATTTATTTACAAAGAAGGCGTGGTAGGAATTGGTGAAATAGGCTTTGACGACCAAACTGCATTAGAAGAAAAATACTATCGCCTGCAGCTACAGATGGCAAAAGACGCCGCCTTGCCCGTACAGGTGCATACGCCGCATCGCGACAAGAAGAAAGGCACGCAGCGCAGCATGGATATAGCGGTTGAAGAGGGCATGGATCCGTCGATGGTTATCATTGATCATAATAATGAAGAAACCGTGGAAGAGGTGTTAAACCGGGGATTTTGGGCGGCTTTCACCATTTACCCCTTTACAAAAATGGGAAATGAGCGAATGGTGGAAATCGTAAAAAAATATGGCGCCGAGCGGATCATGGTCAATTCCGCCGCCGACTGGGGCATCAGCGATCCCCTGGCTGTTCCTAAAACAGCCCTGCTGATGAAGCAAAAGGGCATCAGCGATGCCGTAATTAAAGCCGTTACGTATACCAACGCCATTACAGCTTTTGGTCAAAGCGGGCAAATAGATACAACCGATTTTGAGAACGGCTTTATGATCAACCAGTCAGAAAAATTTGAAAACAACTCTGTTTTACGTGGCGGACAACAACCTCGTATCGACAAGAGCTCCATTATCATTAAATAA
- a CDS encoding EboA domain-containing protein, which yields MFASTFEILRTAIATVLKKESNAESFAWLMALPVLPQNINRDFSFASRKFSKQKPAASSAFYIHLSEKFQHTNWHSWAPLDLARLYLLLQLNAANEQEYIATIESLFNEADLGELTILYKALPYFAYEEAWKSRCTEGIRSNMGTVLEAIMYENNYPSVYLPDAAWNQLILKAIFTDKDLARIYGLEERNNAALAASLLDYAEERLAAGRSIDAAIWALTRVFYPEKTGVLQQRFLQEK from the coding sequence ATGTTTGCTTCTACTTTCGAAATATTGCGCACCGCAATAGCAACTGTTCTTAAAAAAGAAAGTAATGCAGAAAGCTTTGCATGGCTTATGGCGCTGCCGGTTCTCCCGCAAAATATAAATCGGGATTTTTCTTTCGCAAGCAGAAAGTTCTCCAAACAAAAGCCTGCGGCTTCTTCGGCGTTCTATATTCATCTTTCAGAAAAATTCCAACATACAAATTGGCATAGCTGGGCGCCGCTCGATTTAGCAAGGCTTTATCTGTTACTACAATTAAATGCGGCAAACGAACAGGAATATATTGCCACGATTGAAAGCTTATTTAATGAGGCCGATTTAGGGGAACTCACTATTTTGTACAAAGCGCTTCCATACTTCGCTTATGAGGAAGCATGGAAAAGTCGGTGTACTGAGGGGATCCGGAGCAATATGGGCACCGTATTGGAAGCCATCATGTATGAAAACAACTACCCTTCCGTTTATTTGCCGGATGCCGCGTGGAACCAACTGATCTTAAAAGCGATTTTTACTGATAAAGACCTGGCCCGGATCTACGGGCTTGAAGAACGAAATAACGCTGCGCTGGCGGCTTCTTTACTAGACTACGCGGAAGAACGATTAGCAGCGGGCAGGAGCATTGATGCCGCCATCTGGGCCCTTACAAGGGTATTTTACCCTGAAAAAACAGGAGTACTGCAACAACGATTTTTACAAGAAAAATAG
- a CDS encoding transmembrane 220 family protein codes for MFLLIFNILFCIAFIGFAWVNFDDNDAWLWVSIYGIPALLCGLAVFKIYFPKIYLIFALLCFCYSISIFFSKDGVKDWMLKYKAPSLVESMKADKPYIEKAREFFGLLIVVAVLLINYFVIR; via the coding sequence ATGTTTTTACTGATCTTTAATATCTTGTTTTGCATTGCCTTTATTGGGTTTGCCTGGGTAAATTTTGATGATAATGATGCCTGGCTTTGGGTAAGTATTTATGGCATCCCTGCCCTACTTTGCGGACTGGCGGTATTCAAGATCTATTTCCCAAAAATATACCTGATCTTCGCCCTGCTGTGCTTCTGTTATTCCATCAGTATCTTTTTTTCAAAAGATGGAGTAAAGGACTGGATGTTAAAATATAAAGCGCCCAGCCTGGTAGAATCTATGAAGGCGGACAAGCCTTATATCGAAAAAGCGAGGGAATTTTTTGGCTTATTAATAGTGGTAGCAGTACTACTGATCAACTATTTTGTAATCCGTTAA
- a CDS encoding M20 metallopeptidase family protein, with product MNIKEKIKERAAAIHRDIIECRRYLHAHPELSFKEFNTSAFLKEKLKALEIPFHEAGGTGIVAIIKGKKEGTRVIAIRTDMDALPITEENDTTYVSTNPGVMHACGHDVHMASLLGTATILKTLEADFGGTVKLLFQPGEEVLPGGASLLIRDGALENPKPDIILGQHVSPYLPAGTIGIRSGNFMASMDELFVTVHGRGGHAAQPQDNIDPVMITAALLMQLQQIVSRRANPLTPTVLSFGKIEGRGAINIIPDKVTLEGTFRTMDEKWRQEAHLLIKKIATESAAAMGGRCDITINKGYPVLYNNPGVARNTAALAKEYLSGDKVLEVDAWMASEDFASYSQLIPSCFYLLGIADPQKSSAPSLHTSRFDIDEKALQLNTGLMAYLTIHLLNESAG from the coding sequence TTGAATATAAAGGAAAAAATAAAAGAACGTGCCGCTGCCATTCATCGTGACATCATCGAATGCCGGAGATATTTGCATGCCCACCCCGAGTTGTCTTTTAAAGAGTTTAACACATCCGCTTTTCTCAAAGAAAAATTAAAAGCGCTTGAAATACCCTTTCACGAAGCCGGTGGTACTGGTATAGTGGCTATTATTAAAGGCAAAAAAGAGGGTACCCGCGTGATCGCGATCCGTACAGATATGGACGCCCTGCCCATAACGGAAGAAAATGATACGACGTACGTTTCCACAAATCCCGGGGTAATGCACGCCTGCGGGCACGATGTGCACATGGCCTCCCTGCTGGGCACCGCCACGATTTTAAAGACACTGGAAGCTGATTTCGGCGGCACGGTGAAACTCCTTTTTCAACCAGGGGAGGAAGTATTGCCGGGCGGCGCCAGTCTTTTAATCAGGGATGGCGCATTAGAAAACCCAAAGCCGGATATCATTTTAGGCCAGCATGTTTCGCCCTACCTGCCCGCAGGAACCATAGGCATACGAAGTGGTAATTTTATGGCCTCTATGGACGAATTATTTGTAACGGTACACGGCCGCGGTGGTCACGCTGCGCAACCGCAGGACAATATTGACCCCGTAATGATAACGGCGGCCCTATTGATGCAGTTACAGCAAATTGTAAGCCGCAGGGCAAACCCTTTAACGCCTACCGTACTTTCCTTTGGAAAAATTGAAGGCCGTGGGGCCATCAATATTATCCCGGACAAAGTAACGCTTGAAGGCACGTTCCGGACAATGGATGAAAAATGGCGGCAAGAAGCGCATTTGCTCATAAAAAAGATCGCAACAGAATCGGCAGCAGCTATGGGAGGGCGTTGCGACATAACGATAAACAAAGGATACCCGGTGCTATACAATAACCCCGGCGTTGCCCGCAACACTGCGGCATTAGCAAAAGAATATTTAAGCGGGGATAAGGTTTTAGAAGTAGATGCCTGGATGGCATCTGAAGATTTTGCAAGCTATTCCCAGTTAATACCTTCCTGTTTTTATTTGTTGGGCATCGCCGACCCTCAAAAAAGCAGTGCCCCATCGCTCCATACATCAAGATTTGACATCGATGAAAAGGCACTGCAACTAAATACCGGCCTGATGGCTTATTTAACCATACACCTGCTTAACGAAAGTGCTGGCTAA